The following are encoded together in the Sphaerodactylus townsendi isolate TG3544 linkage group LG12, MPM_Stown_v2.3, whole genome shotgun sequence genome:
- the DPH7 gene encoding diphthine methyltransferase codes for MALQCKIQTLQVVDTDYSADAVEWCPVEGWEAILACGTYQLKKPDGKNPDESNQPQVRLGRLYLYHFEEQIFAPLTEIQRLETAAVLDIKWSHVPIAEHPWLAIANAKGAVELHCLAGSEKKSCRLEPLCSVDLGDDCLALSLDWSMGRKQGGRPLQLVSSDSRGRLSLLSVDESSPSVQILEQWKAHDFEAWIAAFDYWNTHVIYSGGDDSKLKGWDVRGSLKAPVFTSERHTMGVCSIQCHPLWENLLATGSYDEHVLLWDTRNMKQSLADTHVQGGVWRLKWHPTREHLLLAACMHNGFKILDCQGAMVENKERCLVLSSYVLHNSLAYGADWSRLTLKDPLVLSTEMPKVHLDEGAARLDFEVQNLKIVYESPTATFDVLLDEDQNPALPVQVEGSFDFQGPGPDGNGSNTKAYNKTELAKAQQETSLLATCSFYDNVLHVWKWETSQAVSSA; via the exons ATGGCTTTGCAGTGCAAGATACAGACTTTGCAAGTAGTGGATACTGACTATAGTGCTGATGCCGTGGAGTGGTGCCCTGTGGAAGGCTGGGAAGCTATCCTGGCATGTGGCACCTACCAGCTGAAGAAACCTGATGGCAAG AATCCTGATGAGAGCAACCAGCCCCAGGTCCGGTTGGGCCGCCTCTACCTGTATCACTTCGAAGAAcagatttttgcaccactgaCTGAGATCCAGAGGCTAGAAACAGCTGCTGTGCTGGATATTAAATG GTCTCATGTTCCTATTGCAGAACATCCTTGGCTGGCTATTGCAAATGCAAAGGGAGCAGTGGAACTTCATTGCCTTGCAGGAAGTGAG AAGAAGAGCTGCAGGCTGGAACCATTGTGCAGTGTTGACCTAGGAGATGATTGCCTCGCTTTGTCTCTGGATTGGTCTATGGGGCGAAAGCAGGG GGGACGTCCACTGCAGTTGGTCAGCAGTGATTCCAGAGGGAGGCTGAGCTTGCTGTCTGTCGATGAATCTTCCCCTTCTGTGCAGATTCTGGAACAGTGGAAGGCACATGACTTTGAGGCCTGGATTGCTGCATTTGATTACTGGAATACACATGTTATCTACTCAG gtggAGATGATTCCAAACTAAAGGGCTGGGATGTCCGTGGCAGTCTGAAAGCTCCTGTTTTCACAAGCGAGAG GCACACCATGGGAGTATGCAGTATTCAGTGCCATCCGCTCTGGGAAAATCTGCTGGCGACTGGAAG CTATGATGAGCATGTTCTTCTGTGGGACACCCGAAATATGAAGCAATCATTGGCAGATACCCATGTGCAGGGTGGAGTGTGGCGGCTGAAATGGCATCCAACAAGGGAGCACTTACTACTGGCTGCATGTATGCACAATGGCTTCAAGATCCTCGATTGCCAAGGCGCTATGG TTGAGAACAAAGAGAGATGCCTTGTTCTTTCATCCTATGTCTTGCATAATTCCTTGGCTTATGGAGCTGATTGGTCAAGACTCACCCTGAAGGATCCCTTGGTACTGTCTACAGAGATGCCAAAGGTTCATCTTGATGAAGGAGCAGCAAGACTGGATTTTGAAGTCCAGAATCTGAAGATAGTTTATGAATCTCCTACTGCCACCTTTGATGTGTTGTTAGATGAAGATCAAAACCCTGCCTTGCCAGTCCAAgtggaaggaagctttgactttcAAGGACCAGGTCCTGATGGGAATGGTTCAAATACCAAAGCATACAACAAAACTGAACTGGCCAAAGCCCAACAAGAAACCAGCCTCCTGGCAACTTGCTCCTTCTATGACAATGTCCTACATGTTTGGAAATGGGAAACTAGCCAGGCTGTCTCTTCAGCCTAG